From the Microcoleus sp. FACHB-672 genome, the window TCACGTTGCGAACTCCTCGCAGTATAGCTAAGGGCAGCCGCGTCACCTTTGCTTGCTGCCCACAGAGGCGTTCGCACAGGCGGATAATTTCATCGGCACTCCATGCCCGTGTCCCTACGATGGGAAAAGCTTTGTTTTCTGCTTCCGGAACCGAGACGGCGCGGACGGCAAATTTGGCCACGTCTTGGGTGTCCATAAATGCCACAGGAGAGGTTTCCCCTGTTATCCAAACCGCTTGATTTTCTAAAATCGGAATGGCGTACTGACCGATTAACCCTTGCATGAAGCCACAGGGTTTGAGGATCGTATAGTTCAAGCCCGATTCCGCTAAGAATAGCTCCGTACACCGCTTGATTTCCATCAGCGGGACTTGCGGATATTTCTGGGCGTCTAGAATTGAAAAGAATATATAACGTTCGACACCGGCAGCCTTCGCGGCTTGAATCAGCGCCACTTTGCCATCCCAGTCTACTTCTTTCACGCTTAGGGAATCTGTCGGTCGAGCGGTTGCGACATCGATCACTGCCGTCACCCCTTCTAGGGCAGGTGGCAAGCTTTCGGGTTCGCACAAATCTCCCCTTACCAGTTCAGCGCCCCATTCTTTTAGAAAAGCAGCTTTTTTCAGGTTACGGACTAAGCAGCGTATTTGATAGCCCTCATCCAAGGCACGGCGGGCGACTTGTCTCCCTAAAGTGCCGGTGGCACCGACAACCAATAAAATCATGAAGAATTGATTACGATTCTTAAAACTTTCTCTAAGATAGTATCAGAATTTTCTCATTTTGACACAAAACTTAACAAATAGAGCAAAAAATCGGTAGGGCATCGGCACTTTTACGAGAGAAAATGGAGACAGGGAAAAAATGCTTACCGTTTTATGGCGTATTGATAGATTGAACAATTGCCACCCTTCACGGGGACATTAAACGGATTGAAATAATTTATATTTTGATCACCGGCCAAGATTCGTAAAATTTATAAAGCCACAAGCAAGATAAAGCCGGCACCTAACAGTCAACAACTGTAGGGTTTTGAACATTGAACTCGCAAATGGGGGGGGAGGGGATATATGGGAAGAAAGTGCAAAAAGATCAGGGTTTGAGCCACTGATATCAGCGCTGCCGATGACTTAAGGTAAAAATTTACCCAGCTCAGTCGGCACACATTTTGAATGACTCGTTAAATACCGCAAAAGATTACCCTGTCAAGTTTCATAACCGGGTATGTATATTTGTGTATATATCTTTTGTGTGAGTAATTTTTTATAGATAGGGAATCTAAGAAAGACAAATGGATCAACTAGACATAGACCCAGCATTGGAAAACCTACTACAGTATCTAAAACATAGTCGGGGCATAGATTTCACTGGCTACAAACGGTCAAGCTTGATGCGCCGAGTCAACAAACGGATAGAGACAGTCGGAATAGAGAGTTATATCGAGTATCAAGACTATCTGGAACTGCATCCAGAAGAATTTGTTCATTTATTTAATGGCCTATTAATTAACGTTACGGGCTTTTTCCGAGATCGCTCAGCCTGGGATTATATCGTGAGCAACGTCGTTCCCAAGATGATTGCCGAGAAAGACGGGGGTGAAAACTTCCGGCTGTGGAGTGCCGGCTGCGCCTCTGGGGAAGAAGCCTATACCTTAGCGATCATCATGGCAGAAGCGGTTGGCTTTGAGCAATTTCGCGAGAGAGTTAAAATTTTTGCCACCGATATTGACGAAGAAGCACTCAACCAAGCTCGACTGGGTACTTATTGCCACAAAGAAGTTACAGGACTTCCTAAAGAATATCTAAAGAAATACTTCGAGCTAATCGATAACCGCTATGCATTTCGGAAGGATCTGCGGCGATCAATTATTTTTGGCCGCAATAACTTAGTGCAAGATGCACCCATTTCTCGGATTGATTTGCTAACGTGCCGCAACACCATAATGTATTTCAACGCCGAAACTCAAGCAAAAATCCTGACACGCTTTCACTTCGCTTTGAATGACGGCGGCATTTTATTTTTAGGGAAGGCAGAAACCTTGCTTACCCACAACCACAGCTTTGCGCCCGTGGATTTAAAACGGCGTATCTTTACGCAAGTGCAAAAAGGAAATTTGCGGGATCGCCTGTTGCTTTTGCCCCAAGCAGAAACTCCAGATACGTTAGACTTTCGTTCAAATCTAGTGCGTATGCGTGAAACTGCTTTTGATGCCGGCACCTCAGCCCAAGTTGTGGTGGATACCAGCGGTTCAGTCGTGTTAGCGAACGAACGAGCACGCAACCTTTTTGATCTCAAAGCTAAAGATATAGGCCGGCCTTTACAAGATTTAGAAGTTTCCTACCGTCCCGTCGAGTTACGCTCTCGGATCGCGCAAGTTTATTCAGAATGCCGCGCGATTGTCTTAAAAGATATTGAGTGGTTGCAGCCTAACAGCGTGATGCACTATTTAGACGTCGAGATAACGCCACTGTCAAGTGCTACTGGGGTTTTGCTGGGTACAAGTATTAGCTTCAGCGATGTCAGCCGGACTAAACAGCTGCAAGAGGAATTGCAACAAGCCAACCAAGAGTTGGAAATGGCTTATGAAGAAGTACAGTCTACTAACGAAGAATTAGAAACCACCAACGAGGAATTGCAATCCACCGTCGAAGAGTTAGAAACCACCAACGAGGAATTGCAATCCACCAACGAAGAGTTGGAAACGATAAATGAGGAATTGCAATCCACCAATGAAGAACTGCAAACAATTAACGACGAACTGCGTTATCGCACCGATGAACTCAACCAAGCGAATGGGTTTTTAGAATGTATCCTCACCAGTCTGCGGAGTGGGGTTGTGGTCGTGAACCGAGATTTGCTGATTCAAATTTGGAATAACAAAGCTGAAGATTTATGGGGTATGCGGTCGGATGAAGTGCACAACGAGCATTTTCTCAATTTGGACATCGGTCTGCCGGTGGGCCAACTGAGGCAGTCCATTCGTGATTGCTTGAATGCAGAGTCACAAATGTCTGAAATAATACTGGATGCTACAAACAGACGTGGCAGGATGATGCAGTGTAAAATTGTTTGCACGCCCCTCCTGAATTGGCAAAAAAAAGTTGACGGGGCGATTTTGCTAATGGATGAGGTTGTTCGGCAGGAGCCGGTTCAACAATAGGGGCAGAAATTCTTCCCAGTTCTGAGAGACAACAGCAGGGGAAGAAGCCGGCGGAAGAAATGAAGGGAAGCGCAAAAACGACAAGAGAGAATGTATCTGCGGTTACTAAAAATAGGATTAAGGAGATCACAGTCAACATCTATTCGGTAATAAACCTGTCTTCAGTCTTCTAGTCGATGCAGCGCTTCATGAAAATGTCTTAAAAACAACTATGAGAAATTTATTCAGAAGCCTTAATTTGTTGCTGTGTAATGAAGCCAACAATTTAGAAAGCGGTTAAATCGACAAAAATTCAATAATGGCGGCAGGTGTAGTGTGAACATAGACAATCAGTTACTCCAGCAGATAGAAAATGTCAGTTCGCGCTTGACACAAATGCACGAGTGTGTCCAAGACTTGCCGGCATATAAAGTAGAAGTGATAACGGAAGTCCTCGAACAAGTTAACGTTTCCCTAGAAGAACTCAAGGTTGCTAGAGAACAGCTAACCGTACAAAACGAACAGCTAAGCATTACTAGAGAGCAATTAGAACGAGAGCGCCAGCGCTATAAAGAGCTGTTTGAGTTCGCACCGGATGCCTATTTAGTAACCGATGACAATGGAACGATCCGGGAAGCCAACTACACTGCCGCCGTTCTTCTGTGCGTTTCTCAACGGTTTTTAGTGGGCAAACCCCTGAGCATTTTTGTCGCGGAAACACAGCGTCGGGACTTTCGCTTGCGAATTAATCAGCTGAAAGTCGGCGAATTGGAGAGGCTGCGGGAGTGGGAATTGCGAATGCAGCCGCGTAGAGGAGATAGCTTTGAGGTTGCCATCACCGTGAGTGCAGTCTGGAACCCGGAAGGTTTTAACTTGCGCTGGATGCTGCGCGACATTACCAGGCGTAAGCAAGTTGAGGCGCAACTTGGGCAAATGCACTTAGAAAACTTGCGGCTGCAAGAGATAGCTCATGTTAAATCGCAGTTCTTATCCGCGATTTCTCACGAACTTCGCACACCGATGAACGCGATCCTAGGTTTTTCGCAACTGCTGCTGCGCCACCCCCACTTGTCCTTAGAACCCAAGCAAGTTCAAATGGTGGAACGCATTCATGATAATGGTCATAATTTATTGGGATTGATTAATGACGTCCTCGACCTTTCAAAAGTCGATGCCGGCCGGATGGATTTGCGATTAGAAGAAGTGGACGTGGTGGATTTAGTTCATAAAACAACTGAAGAATTGCAATCTTTGGTGATTGAAAAACATTTATTTTTGCAGGTTCATACTGAGCTACAAAATCCGATCATAAGTAATAACCGTTCTCGTCTGCGTCAGATTTTAGTGAATCTGGTTGCAAACGCGATTAAATTTACAGAAACCGGCGGAGTGCGGATAGTGGTGCGTGAAGTTGAAGGAGACTTAGAGCGGCTCATCATTGAAGTTAAAGACACGGGCATTGGAATTCCTCAAGAGCATATAGAACGCATTTTTGAGGCATTTGAACAAGTAGATCGCAGCGCGAAGCGCGACTATCAGAGCACAGGTTTGGGTTTAGCTATCAGCAAATCGCTTGTAGAGTTAATGCAAGGAACGATTACGGTTACCAGTCAAGTTGGAGAAGGTTCGACCTTTTGTGTTGAACTGCCTCGGCAACTGAAGGCTGGCAAATAAGCAGGCTCTACGGCAGATCCTCGATTATTGCAAAATTCATGCAACTCAGCGGTTGAGTCAGCTGTTCTGCTAGCCTGAGTAAAGTAGCGCACCTTTGCCAAAGAAAACAAAAATATTGGCGTTGCTCAAAGGAATAAAGAAATGCCTGGTCACGATATTATCGTCATTGGTGCCTCCGCCGGCGGAGTAGACGCCTTATCAAAACTGGTTCGCAAATTACCCTCACAATTGCCGGCAGCGATTTTTATTGTTCTTCATATGTCAGCCAACAGTAGAAGTCTCATGGCGGACATCTTAAATCGTGCAGGTGCTTTAAAAGCCATGCCGGCCAAAGACGGTGACGTGATTGAACATGGACATATTTATATAGCACCCCCCAACCATCACCTGCTCATTAAGCCGGGTTATATCCGCTTATCCCAAGGGCCAAAAGAAAACTGTCACCGGCCAGCGGTTGATCCTTTATTTCGCACGGCGGCGCGGGCTTACGGTCAGCGAGTGGTGGGGGTGATTTTATCTGGCACACTTGACGATGGGACTGCCGGCCTGATAGCGGTGAAAAGTTGCGGCGGCGTAGCGATTGTGCAAAACCCTGAAGAGGCGATGTTTTCGGGAATGCCAAAGAGTGCGATCAACAATGTGAGCGTTGATCATGTTCTGCCGATTACCGAAATTGCGGCGCAATTGGTGCAACTTGCTGATCAGCTCGTGCACGATGAAGACCCAGGGCCGATGCCTGAGGAAATAAAATTGGAATCGGACATTGCAGAATTAGATAGAGCTGCAATGGAGCGCGAGGCACACAGAGGAACGCCGGCCAATCTGGGTTGTCCGACCTGCGGCGGTACTTTGTGGGAACATAATGCCGGCGATCTACTGCGCTTCCGTTGCCGCGTCGGCCACGCTTGGTCAGCAGATAGTTTGATATCACAGCAGTCTGAGGCCATTGAAGAGGCACTGTGGACAGCATTTAGAGCTTTAGAAGAAAGTTCGGCTTTGTCGCGCCGACTGGCTAAACGGGCGCACGGTCGCAAGCAAGGGCAAATTGCAGCACGTTTTGAAGATGAGGCGCTGGAGAGGGAGGAGCAAGCTGAAGTGATCCGAAAGGTGCTTGCGAATAAGGACAAACACGACTATCTGGAGTATGGAAATAATTAGAATATAGGCATTTGGGCGCAAAGATTCGTGGGGGACATCTCCCTCAGTCTCTAGAGTTCCCTCGCTAGTCGGTTGCCGGTCTTAAAGGTAAGGTTAAATTAAGGCTCTGGTGCAATATTTTAAATTGTGTTATGTCCAAACCGCTTGACGCTCAAACTGAAATCGCTTCGTTGCCGGTGACAGAAGGCTTGAACTGCAGCGCGGTGCATCCTGTCGATCTCAACAGTGTTCGTCTGTTGCATCGGGATATTCTTAATCCTGAAAAAGCCCAACGGATGGCAGAATTCTTTAGTTTGCTTGGCGATGCTAACCGCTTGCGGATTGTGTCTGCCTTAGCCGTGCAAGAGCTGTGTGTCTGTGATTTGGCTGCTGCCGTTAAAATGAGCGAATCGGCTGTTTCTCACCAGCTGCGAATGCTGCGGGCGATGCGTTTAGTAGGTTATCGCAAGCAGGGACGGAATGTTTTCTACCACCTTAAAGACACTCACGTACTCAACCTTTACCGGGAAGTGGCTGAACACTTGGATGAACCGGAGGACTAAGGGAATGTGTGGGGATGCGGCTGGGAAGCGGCACTGAGATGCCGGTGAGCATTCAATGCCGCAAACATTACTCTTTTTCCGCGCCTTGAATTTTCAGCAACACGAAGCCGGCAGCGATGCCTACGAAGACTAGGGAAAAAGAAAGAAGTGCCGCGTTGAAAATTTCACCGCTCATGTTTGTTATTGCTCCTTTGGGATGAATGGAAGGTGAGCTGAGATCACCACAGCGTATGGGACAGCCTACCTGGAAGTGTTAGCCTAGCAGGAAGTATTGTAAAACAGTTCGGGGTTGAATCCTCAATTGTTGATGGGTAGAGCCGGTATGGCCGGTTAAAGGCTGCCGGCTTTCCCTCTATCCGTTATAATTTTTTCTCCCACTTTCCCACTCAGCACTCTCCTGCAATAGCGACTATGAATAACAATATCCGTCCTCGTCTTGCTGTCACGTTGGGAGATCCTGCCGGCATTGGCCCAGAAGTGGTTCTGAAGGCTTTGGCAGATCCGGAAGTGATCCAAGCTTGCGAGGTGACGGTGGTTGGATCTCGGTCGCTTTTGCTGGAAACTCACACACAACTCAGCCGGCACCCTCAAGTGGGGGAAACCCTGGCAGATCCGCAGCAGTTAGATATTTTAGATGTGCCGGTGAATAGAGAACTCGGTGAAATTAAGACCGGCACTGGCAATGCGGCAAGTGGTGCAGCAAGTTTTGCTTATATGAAAGTAGCGATTGAGCAAACGCTTGCCGGCGAGTTTCAAGGCATTGTCACCGGCCCGATTTCTAAGACCGAGTGGAAAGCCGCAGGATATGATTATCCGGGACAAACTGAATTGTTAGCTGAAGCTGCCGGTGTCAAGCGATTTGGGATGTTGTTTGTGGCACGTTCTCCCCACACCGGCTGGACGCTTCGCACGTTACTTGCAACCACACATATTCCTTTATCCCAAGTTTCAACCGCGTTAACGCCAGAATTACTAACCCTGAAACTTGATTTGCTAGTGGAGTGTCTGCGGCAAGATTTTGGGTTAGAAAAGGCAAGAATTGCGATTGCCGGTTTAAACCCTCACAGTGGCGAAAATGGGCAATTGGGATGTGAGGAAAAAGATTGGTTAATTCCTTGGTTAGAAGCGGAACGCAAGCGCCGGCCTGATTTAATTTTAGAAGGGCCGGTGTCGCCGGATACGCTTTGGGTGAAGCCGGGACAAGCTTGGTTTGGAAATGCAAAATCTAACATTCAAAATGCTGCCGATGCGTATTTGGCATTATATCATGATCAGGGCTTAATTCCGGTTAAGTTAATGGCATTTGATCGGGCAGTGAATACAACAATTGGTTTGCCCTTTATTCGCACATCTCCGGATCATGGAACCGCGTTTGATATTGCCGGCAAAGGAATTGCAGATGCTTCCAGTATGAAAGCGGCTTTGCTGTTTGCTGCGGAGGTTGTGCAGCAGCGAAAAAAACCTGTGCCGGTGTAAATAATATAGATTTATAAGCTATAGAAGTAGGGGCTTAGTACAACTTAGCCCGCAAAATATTTCTCGCGATAGAGGTTTTTAGAATGCCGGTAATCTGGGTATTTTTAGGACTTTTAATTCTCATGCTTGTCATGTTTGATGTCCTTGTGACTACCCTAACAACCAATGGCGCTGGTTCTATAAGCGGCAGATTATCCTATTGGTTATGGTGGATAGCGTTGAGAGTTCATCGCCGGCATTCTAACCACCGGCTGCTAACGGTAACTGGCTGGGTCATTCTAATGGGAACTCCGTTAGTTTGGATTTGTTTAGTTTGGATGGGATGGGCTATATTATTTTGTGCCGGGGACACAGCGGTGGTTAACAGTGAAAGCAATTTGCCGGCTAGTATTTGGGAAAGAATTTATTTCACGGGTTACACCTTATCTACCCTAGGGGTTGGAGATTATCAGGCTCAAGGTGCGATATGGCAATTGGCAACTGCACTGGCATCTGCAAATGGTTTTTTCCTCTTTACTTTAGCGATCGCTTATCTATTGCCGGTGATTGCAGCCGTGGTGGTAAAACGTCAAATTGCTCTTTATATTTCTACTCTTGGGGGAACACCTGATGATCTTCTTAATAGAGCTTGGAACGGTAAAGATTTTGGACAATTAAGCCAGCACTTAATTGTACTGACCCCGATGCTCACCGGCATGGTAGAAAGTTATCTGGCTTACCCGATTCTTAATTACTTCCATACCCCCGAACGAGCTAAATCTTTTGTTTTGAGTGTGGTGACACTCGATGAGGCATTAACCCTACTTTACTATGGAGTTGAAAAGTCATGCCGGCCTGATAAAGCAGCGCTAAATCCCTTACGTCGGGCGAGTTCTGCATTTTTAAAGACACTCAAATCAGCTTATGTTGAACCGGCATCAGAGAATCCAACCATGCCTCCCCTCGCCCTACTGAGAGAGCAAGGCATTCCTGTGGTCAGTGATCAAGAGTTTTTAGAAGCAACGAAGCACTTCATCCTGCGCCGTAAGCTACTACTAGCAATGGTGAAACATGACGGATGGAATTGGGATAGCGTTAGCTCAACGGCAACTACCAATCGGGCGAGCAGTTTAGATGACGAAACGGCAATTGAAGAGCCTGAATTAAATTAATTTTAAAACAAAAAATAAAAGACAAAAGAATTAATAAAAAAACTCCGTTTGCCTTTTATTGGTTATTTATTTAATTTTTTGTACTTCACGTTGCTGACACCGGCTCATGCTTCAAAGCACCCGTCAAAATGGATGCCGGTGGCTTGCCGTGAGGCCAAGCGAAAGCATGACGAAAAGCGGCCTCCTTACACGCTTCTAGTTCATCAAAACCAATGATATCTAAGGTCAGCAAATTCTCAAATTCAAACGGCAACCGGACATTATGCAAGCCCGCGTTATCCGTGCAGATTGCGATATCAACCCCAGCCTCAAAACACCTATCAAACACCAGTTTTAACTCACGCATATCTTGAAGCGTGCCGGTTTTTAAATAGGTGGTGGGGCAAACTTCCAAACACTGCTGCCGGCTAGCAATTTCTGGCAATAACTCAGGATGCAACAGGGGAATTTGAATGCCGTGACCGATTCGCATTAAATAAGGCAGCAATTCTGGATAACAGCCAGAAGGGGTTTCATAGAGGTGCCCAGTGGTTTTCAGACCTCGTGCTCGCGCATAAGCGTATAACTCGATAAACTCATCCAAACGCTCAGCATATTGAGCATCTCCGCCGGCTAAATCGATCCCACACACATACTGGGGAAACTCGCCGGCTAAATCAACAATTGCCCGGTTCACCTCATAAGGCAAACGCGAGTGCATACACAAAATTTGACTGGTGACAATTGGACAGTCGCTCAGTTGGCTTGCCTTGCCGACAATGTCCACAATTGCAGTCATTTGATCAATTCGTTCAGACTGACTCAAATGTTCCGGCGTTCGGAGATAGGGCGTGTAGCGCAACTCCAAATACGCTAAATTTTCAAAAATATAAGCGCCCCGAATCAGCCGATAGATGAAGTAAGGCAACGTCTCGGCAGTTTGGACACTTTCAACCAGTGTGTGCAGTTCTAAATACTCATCAAGCGTTTTGCGGGGCTTGGTGTAAAACTCCTCAAACGTTGGGTATTCAGGAAATTGCTCAGCCAGATGGGAATGATGGCGCTGGAAATACCGCCATAGAATACGCGGTACAACCGAACCACCCAGATGCCGGTGTAACTCAGCGTGTAAAGCCACAAAAACCTCTTCAGATTAACGAAAACTTGAGAATTAGCAAGCATACGGGAGCTTAAAGGAGATCCCTAAAAGCTGAGGGCTAAATGCGGGTAACTAACCCTTAAATCTTAACAAAATTTAATTTGACTCGAATGACGCCAACTGTTAATAATTATAGTTTGTGTGAACTTTACCGCAGAAGACCCTTGGCTAACGTCGTTGTAATTGGTGCCCAGTGGGGCGATGAAGGAAAAGGTAAAATTACCGATCTGCTCAGCAAGTCAGCAGATATTGTTGTGCGTTACCAAGGCGGCGTGAATGCCGGCCACACGGTTGTTGTTAAAGATCAAACGTTCAAGCTGCACCTGATTCCTTCTGGCATCTTGTATCCCGAGACAGAATGTATCATCGGGTCGGGAACGGTGATCGATCCTAAAGTTTTAATTGAAGAACTCGACCGGCTAGACGAACTCAATGTCTCGACGAAAAATCTGCTGATTTCCCAAACCGCTCACATCACGATGCCTTACCACCGGCTTATTGACCAGGCATCGGAGGAACGCCGAGGAAATCACAAAATTGGCACAACCGGGCGCGGCATTGGCCCGACCTACGCAGATAAATCAGAACGCACCGGCATTCGGGTTCTAGATTTAATGGACCCGGAAGGGCTACGCAAACAAATTAACTGGACAGTTAATTACAAAAACGTCATCCTCGAAAAATTATATAACTTGCCACCCCTTGACCCACAAGAGGTCATCGGCCAATATTTAGAATATTCTGAACGCTTGCGTCCTCATGTCGTGGATGCGTCCCTGAAGATTTACGATGCCATTAAGCGCCGGCGCAATATTTTATTTGAAGGTGCCCAAGGAACCCTGCTAGACCTTGATCACGGCACTTACCCTTATGTAACTTCCTCCAATCCCGTTGCCGGTGGGGCTTGTGTCGGTGCCGGTGTTGGGCCAACCATGATAGACCGCGTGATTGGTGTCGCGAAAGCCTACACAACGCGGGTCGGTGAAGGGCCATTCCCAACAGAAATGGTCGATGGCATCGGGCAAGTCTTGTGCGAACGCGGGGCTGAATTTGGCACCACCACAGGACGCAAGCGCCGGTGTGGCTGGTTTGATGCCGTGATCGGTCGTTACGCGGTTCGCATCAATGGCATGGACTGTTTAGCCATCACTAAACTCGATGTTTTAGACGGACTAGAAGAAATCAAAGTTTGCGTTGCCTATGAAATTGATGGGGTGCGCTGCGAAGACTTCCCCAGCAATGCCCGTCAATTTGCCCGATGCAAGCCGATTTATGAAACGATGGCCGGTTGGAAACAATCGACCGATAGTTGCCGATCTCTAGAAGATTTACCACCCCAAGCGCTGGACTATCTCAAATTCTTGGCAGAATTGATGGAAGTTCCGATTGCGATCGTTTCCCTTGGCGCAAGCCGCGATCAAACGATTATAGTGGAAGATCCGATTCACGGGCCAAAACGAGCGCTGCTTTACGCGAATGGCACTTCTAGCACTCCCTCGCCGGTTATTGACTAGGGGAAGCGTCAAGAGTGACGGGTAGCAGATGATAAAAGATCAAGAAGAAAGGACAATTAGCAACTGATATGGAACTCACACTTGAAGGTCAGAAACGGGTTGAAGGCAGTAAACCCAATGCACTTCGCCGCGAAGGATTGATTCCGGCAGTTGTGTACGGCCATAACGGATCAGAATCTATTGCTTTCACGATTAAAGCAAAAAGAGTTGAGCATCTGTTGAGAGATGCCGCCGTTAACAATACGCTCATCGAGCTGAATATCCCCGAGGTTCCTTGGAATGGCAAGGCTCTGTTACGCGAAGTTCAGACCCATCCTTGGAAAAACTATCCTTACCACCTCAGCTTTTTTGCGGTGTCCGCTCAAGAAAGCTTAGAAGTTGAACTCGCCCTGAATTTTGTGGGTGAACCTGTTGGGGTCAAACTAGAGGGTGGGATTTTAGATCCTGTTCTCACGCAACTGGTCGTCAAA encodes:
- a CDS encoding adenylosuccinate synthase; translated protein: MANVVVIGAQWGDEGKGKITDLLSKSADIVVRYQGGVNAGHTVVVKDQTFKLHLIPSGILYPETECIIGSGTVIDPKVLIEELDRLDELNVSTKNLLISQTAHITMPYHRLIDQASEERRGNHKIGTTGRGIGPTYADKSERTGIRVLDLMDPEGLRKQINWTVNYKNVILEKLYNLPPLDPQEVIGQYLEYSERLRPHVVDASLKIYDAIKRRRNILFEGAQGTLLDLDHGTYPYVTSSNPVAGGACVGAGVGPTMIDRVIGVAKAYTTRVGEGPFPTEMVDGIGQVLCERGAEFGTTTGRKRRCGWFDAVIGRYAVRINGMDCLAITKLDVLDGLEEIKVCVAYEIDGVRCEDFPSNARQFARCKPIYETMAGWKQSTDSCRSLEDLPPQALDYLKFLAELMEVPIAIVSLGASRDQTIIVEDPIHGPKRALLYANGTSSTPSPVID
- a CDS encoding 50S ribosomal protein L25/general stress protein Ctc; the encoded protein is MELTLEGQKRVEGSKPNALRREGLIPAVVYGHNGSESIAFTIKAKRVEHLLRDAAVNNTLIELNIPEVPWNGKALLREVQTHPWKNYPYHLSFFAVSAQESLEVELALNFVGEPVGVKLEGGILDPVLTQLVVKCKPESIPESLDIDVSELHVGDALHVDQLSLPDGVVAVGEPGRVVVSVLLPKGDAVDDEADAAAAAV